From Pararhodobacter zhoushanensis, the proteins below share one genomic window:
- a CDS encoding DNA topoisomerase IV subunit A, which yields MPLDAPLAEPLRRALGERYLQYALSTIMHRALPDARDGLKPVHRRILFAMRELKLTATGGFRKSAKISGDVMGNYHPHGDSAIYDAMARLAQDFNVRYPLVDGQGNFGNIDGDNPAASRYTEARLTAAAEALLDGLAENAVDFRPNYDGTLEEPIVLPAAFPNLLANGSSGIAVGMATNIPPHNLDELISGCQALIKDPDLPDDDLVRLIPGPDFPTGGVIVEPRESILESYRTGRGAFRLRARWEIEELTRGTWQVIVTEIPYQVAKSKLIEKLAEVIQLKKVPLLGDVRDESADDVRIVLEPRSKNVDPEQMMGMLMRVTDLELRFSMNMNVLIDGRTPKVCSLREVLRAFLDHRRLVLQRRSQHRLDKIDHRLEVLEGFIIAYLNLDRVIDIIRYDDAPRDALMREEWGRTFPRAMSEADYVGPPPGEGELSEVQAEAILNMRLRSLRRLEELELRKERDALLKERAALDDLLNSDARQWKRIGEELEAVRKQFGKETALGKRRSDFAVAGEAEILAPEAMIEREPITVVCSKMGWIRAMKGHVALDGEFKFKDGDEGAFALHAETTDKILIYGSNGRFYTLLGANLPGGRGMGEPVRLMVDLPNEAQILDIFLHQPGTRMIVASAEGDGFIIPADELLAQTRAGKQVLNLRDGIKALVCKTITGDHIATVGENRKMLVFALDELPEMGRGKGVRLQKFKDGGLSDLTTLTLTEGLSWKDPAGRTRHEPDLSEWLAKRATAGRMAPRGFPRDNRFA from the coding sequence ATCCCGCTCGACGCCCCTCTGGCCGAGCCGCTGCGCCGTGCGTTGGGTGAGCGGTATCTGCAATATGCGCTCTCGACGATCATGCACCGCGCGCTCCCTGATGCGCGCGACGGGCTCAAGCCCGTGCACCGGCGCATCCTGTTCGCGATGCGCGAGCTGAAACTCACCGCCACCGGCGGTTTCCGCAAATCCGCCAAGATCAGCGGCGACGTGATGGGCAACTATCACCCGCATGGCGACAGCGCGATTTATGACGCGATGGCGCGTCTGGCGCAGGATTTCAACGTCCGCTACCCGCTGGTCGACGGTCAGGGCAACTTTGGCAACATCGACGGCGACAACCCCGCCGCCAGCCGCTACACCGAAGCCCGCCTGACCGCCGCCGCCGAGGCGCTGCTCGACGGTCTGGCCGAAAACGCCGTCGATTTCCGCCCCAATTATGACGGCACGCTTGAAGAACCCATCGTCCTGCCCGCCGCCTTTCCGAACCTGCTGGCCAATGGCTCCAGCGGTATCGCGGTCGGCATGGCCACCAACATCCCGCCGCACAACCTCGATGAGCTGATCTCGGGCTGTCAGGCGCTGATCAAGGACCCCGATCTGCCCGACGACGATCTGGTCAGGCTTATCCCCGGCCCCGACTTCCCCACCGGCGGCGTCATCGTCGAGCCTCGAGAGTCGATCTTAGAGAGCTACCGCACCGGTCGCGGCGCCTTCCGTCTGCGCGCCCGGTGGGAGATCGAGGAACTGACGCGGGGCACCTGGCAGGTCATCGTGACCGAGATCCCCTATCAGGTCGCCAAGTCCAAGCTGATCGAAAAGCTGGCCGAGGTGATCCAGCTCAAGAAAGTCCCCCTGCTGGGCGACGTGCGCGACGAATCCGCCGATGACGTGCGCATCGTGCTGGAACCGCGTTCCAAGAACGTCGATCCCGAGCAGATGATGGGCATGCTGATGCGCGTCACCGATCTGGAACTGCGCTTCAGCATGAACATGAACGTGCTGATCGACGGCCGCACGCCCAAGGTCTGCAGCCTGCGCGAAGTGCTGCGCGCCTTCCTCGACCACCGCCGCCTTGTGCTGCAACGCCGCTCGCAGCACCGTCTGGACAAGATCGACCACCGGCTCGAGGTGCTCGAAGGCTTCATCATCGCCTATCTCAACCTCGACCGCGTGATCGACATCATCCGCTATGATGACGCCCCCCGCGACGCGCTGATGCGTGAGGAATGGGGCCGCACCTTCCCGCGCGCGATGAGTGAGGCCGATTACGTCGGCCCGCCCCCGGGCGAGGGTGAGCTGTCCGAGGTTCAGGCCGAAGCCATCCTCAACATGCGCCTGCGCAGCTTGCGGCGGCTGGAAGAGCTGGAACTGCGCAAGGAACGCGACGCGCTTCTGAAAGAACGCGCCGCGCTGGACGATCTGCTCAATTCCGACGCCCGCCAGTGGAAACGCATCGGCGAAGAGCTGGAAGCCGTGCGCAAACAGTTCGGCAAGGAGACCGCGCTGGGCAAGCGCCGCTCGGATTTCGCCGTGGCGGGCGAGGCCGAAATCCTCGCGCCCGAAGCGATGATCGAGCGCGAGCCGATCACCGTGGTCTGCTCGAAAATGGGCTGGATCCGCGCGATGAAGGGCCATGTCGCGCTGGACGGCGAGTTCAAGTTCAAGGACGGCGACGAAGGGGCCTTTGCCCTGCACGCCGAAACCACCGACAAGATCCTGATCTATGGCTCGAACGGGCGGTTCTACACGCTTCTGGGCGCCAACCTGCCCGGCGGGCGCGGCATGGGTGAACCCGTGCGCCTCATGGTCGATCTGCCGAACGAAGCGCAGATCCTCGACATCTTCCTGCACCAGCCCGGCACAAGGATGATCGTCGCCTCGGCCGAGGGTGACGGCTTCATCATCCCCGCCGACGAGCTGCTGGCGCAGACCCGCGCGGGCAAGCAGGTGCTCAACCTGCGCGACGGGATCAAGGCGCTGGTCTGCAAGACCATCACCGGCGACCACATCGCCACCGTCGGCGAGAACCGCAAGATGCTGGTCTTCGCGCTGGATGAGCTGCCCGAAATGGGCCGCGGCAAGGGCGTGCGGCTGCAAAAGTTCAAGGATGGCGGCTTGTCCGACCTGACCACGCTGACGCTCACCGAAGGGCTGTCGTGGAAAGATCCCGCCGGGCGCACCCGGCACGAGCCGGACCTGAGCGAATGGCTGGCCAAGCGCGCCACCGCAGGCCGCATGGCCCCGCGCGGCTTTCCGCGGGACAATCGCTTTGCGTGA
- a CDS encoding MmcQ/YjbR family DNA-binding protein, whose translation MIHSYAELRAFALSLNLPQVEDSTGWGNPCLKAHGKMWVWWSPYADAAVFKCDFDEREMLLQADPDTFTLHPHYTNHRFILVKAGHIDPTWAAPRLTQTWRALAPKRWLKSWDATLPN comes from the coding sequence ATGATCCACAGCTACGCCGAGCTCCGCGCCTTCGCCCTCTCCCTCAACCTGCCACAGGTCGAGGACAGCACCGGCTGGGGCAATCCCTGCCTCAAGGCGCATGGCAAGATGTGGGTCTGGTGGTCGCCCTATGCCGATGCCGCCGTGTTCAAATGCGATTTCGACGAACGCGAGATGCTGCTCCAGGCCGACCCCGACACCTTCACCCTCCATCCCCACTACACCAACCACCGCTTCATTCTGGTCAAGGCCGGCCACATCGACCCCACCTGGGCCGCCCCCCGCCTGACGCAGACCTGGCGCGCCCTCGCCCCCAAACGCTGGCTCAAATCATGGGACGCCACACTGCCAAACTGA